The DNA segment AGCATGTGGGTGGCTTCGGGATTGGTGATGGCATGCCCATCGTCGTCCATGTCCCATGCGGCGTGGAAGCCCAGCGCTGCGTGCGAAGTGACGCAGATCTTGTCGTGGGGAATGGCGCCGAGAACGATGGTGCAGGCCGAGGCGCAGAGGCCGTCGATGATCACCATCTCGCCGGAGGTGCGCACCTCCTGGTACTTGTCGACGTAGGTGCCGATCCGCCCGCCGCGGTCTTCGCCGATACGCACCACCGCATGACCAGTCCCCATGCTCGCCAGCAAGACAACCGCAGCGAGCAACCCCAGCATGAATTTCATCGTCCGGCCCCAGGTTCGTACCTGCCCGGACTTGAGGCCCGGTGGTGTGTGATGCGTGTCGTGAGCGTGTTGCCAGTTGGCTATTTTGTCCAGATGCCTGACCTAGTTCAAATTAAATTCACATCGAGTGTTGCAGGAGCGCTGCACCCTCCCCGGCCATATCCCGAACTGGAACAAGACCTTCGGCGGGCGCCGCTCGGCCAACGGCCGATTCCCGTTGACCGTGCGGTTTTGCGCGGGCTTCATTGATTCCAAAGCGGGACTTCGATGATCCCGCGGATTGGGGAAACGCGATGGCAGAAAATGTTGACGTCATCGTGGTCGGCGCCGGCCTTGCCGGCCTTGTCGCCGCGACCGAGCTGGCGGCGGCCGGCCGGCGCGTCACGGTGCTCGACCAGGAAGGCGAACAAAGCCTTGGCGGCCAGGCGTTCTGGTCGTTTGGCGGGCTGTTCCTGATCGATTCGCCCGAGCAGCGCCGGCTTGGAATCAAGGACAATTATGATCTCGCCCACCAGGACTGGATAGGCACCGCGGGCTTCGACCGCGACGAGGATCTGTGGCCGCGGCGCTGGGCGGAAAGCTATCTCGCCTTCGCCGCCGGCGAGAAGCGGAGCTGGCTGCGGGCGATGGGTCACCGTATTTTTCCGGTGGTCGGCTGGGCCGAGCGCGGCGGCTACGACGCCATGGGCCACGGCAATTCGGTACCTCGATTCCACGTCACCTGGGGCACCGGCCCCGGCATCGTCGAACCGTTCGAGCGGCGCGCCCACGAGGCAGAAAAATCGGGGCTGCTCACGTTCAAATTCCGCCACCGGGTCGACGCCCTTACCATGACCGGCGGCACCGTCGACGGCGTCAGTGGCGCAGTTCTCGAGGCCGATCCGGTGGCGCGGGGGCGGAGCAGTTCGCGCAAGGCGGTCGGCGAATTTGCACTGCGCGCGCAGGCAGTCATCGTCGCTTCCGGCGGCATCGGCGGCAACCACGAGCTGGTGCGGCAGAACTGGCCGGCACGCTTGGGGAAGGCGCCCGCCCACATGATCTCCGGCGTGCCCGAACATGTCGACGGCCGCATGATCGGGATTACGGAGGCGGCCGGCGCGCGGCTGATCAACCGCGATCGCATGTGGCACTATGTCGAAGGCATCCGGAACTGGTCGCCGATCTGGCCGCGCCACGGCATCCGCATCTTGCCCGGACCGTCGCCGATGTGGTTCGACGCGACCGGCAAGCGGCTGCCCTCGCCACTGTTTCCCGGCTCCGACACGCTCGGCCAGTTGGAATACATCCTGTCGACTGGCCACGACTATTCATGGTTCATCCTGACCCAGAGCATCATCAAGAAGGAATTCGCGCTCTCCGGCTCCGAGCAGAATCCCGATCTCACGGGAAAAAGCTGGCTGATGACCGCCCGCCGCGCCACCAACAAAGGCGCGCCCGCTCCGGTCGAAGCGTTCAAGAAACACGGCGCGGACTTCATCGTGCGCAACGACCTCGCCGATCTCGTCAGCGCGATGAATGCACTCGCCGGCAACGAGCTTCTGGAGTTCGATGCCATCAAGGCGCAGATCGAGGCGCGCGATCGCGAGATCGGCAACGCCTATGCCAAGGACACCCAGATTATCAACATCCACAATGCGCGCCGTTATATCGGCGACCGCTTGATCCGTACCGCGAGCCCGCATCGGATTCTCGATCCCGCGCACGGCCCCCTGATCGCGGTCAAGCTCAACATCCTGACCCGCAAGACGCTCGGCGGCTTCGAGACCGACCTCGATTCCCGCGTCTTCGGCCAGGACGGCAAGATCATGCTCGGGCTTTATGCCGCGGGCGAAGCGGCCGGCTTCGGCGGCGGCGGCATGCACGGCTACCGCGCGCTGGAAGGGACTTTTCTCGGCGGCTGCCTGTTCTCGGGCCGCAACGCCGGGCGCGCCGCGGCGAAAGCTGTCTTGTAGCGACCGGTGGTCCGATTTCTTGCAGGCATCCCTTCTCAGCGAGCCCCTTTGCGAATGTTAGGGCCGCTGGCAGGCGAGTTATTTCCGGCGACCACCATCGCCCGAACAACAAGTGCGATGCGTTCGCCGCGCGCGCCGGGTCTAATTCGGCCTGCACGGTCGAGTTCAGCGAGCCCATGAAGGGCTGCCCAAAAAGTCTCGGTCGCGGCGGCTACATCGACGCAAAACGGCGTTACGACGGCCGCGAGTGCTTCGAAAGCGGCATGTAGTTCCGGTCTGGTTCCAGCTTCGGCGAACCGCAAATCCGTCGGAAGGACAAACATGGCCGCGTAGAGGGCAGGATGACGCCGTGCAAAGGCGAGATAGGCCATCGCAACATTCTTCAAAGCATTTCGTCCTGTCGATCCGGTTGCCGCTTCCCGAAAAGCCAGTGCGATCTCCTGAAAACCCTCGACTGCGACGGCGGCAACGATCGCATCCCTGTTCCTGAAATGCGAATAGAGGACTGGCTGACTATGTTCAATCTCGTCGGCCAGGCGACGGATTGTAACGGCATCCCATCCTTCGCGCTCCGCGATCCCGCGCGCTGCGGCGATGATACGGCGCTCGCGCTCAGCCCGTTCCCTGCCTTTCCGCTCGGCGATACCCAATTGTCGGCCTCCCGGACCCAAAAAGGCCTGCATATTCAGGCCCACATGTTTGTGATTATAGCAATGCTTGATGATCTAGCAATGCTATAATATTTATTCCTAGCAATGCTAGATTATCTTTATATAGCTAGAATTGGAGAGTGTGATGCATTGGCTTCCGCTTGGGATGGCGCTGTTCGTGGCTCTCGCGATTATCGCGATCGGCACCCAATATCTCGCGAGCCCAAGGAGCGCGACACGTAGTTTCGGCCTGCCGCTTCCTGAAGACGGCCCCAAAATCGCCTGGTGGCTTCGCCTCAAGGGTGTTCGTGACATCGTGTCGGGATTGGCCGTCCTGGCGTTCATGGCGTGGGGTGTTCCGCGCGAAGTCGGCCTCCTCCTGCTGGTTGAAGCGATCATCCCCGTCGGCGACATGCTGGTCATTCTTGCCGCGAAAGGCTCCGCAAGAGCCGCTTTCGGCATGCACGGCCTCACGGCGGTGTTCATGGTCCTGGCAGCCATCCCCTTGATGCTTGGAGCGTCCTGAGATGGTCCATGCTCTCGCACTCTGGCTGCTCGTCACGGGCTTCTTTGGCGCCGGTTTCTATAACGCAATCGGCACTGCCGCGACGCAAAGCGATTTCGCGCGGTGGGGCTACCCGCGCTGGTGGGGCTTTTTGACTGGCGGACTGGAGATGGTGAGCGCCGCTCTTATTGCGCTTCCTGCCAGTCGCGTCGTTGGCCTCGTGCTTGGGGCGGTCATCATTGCGGCTGCGGTTATGACCGTTCTGCGCCACCGCGATCTTTCGCACCTTGCGCCACTTGGTGTCTTTGTCGCCTTGATTGCTCTCGCAGCGACCTTGTCGTGAGGGCCAATGCGGGGCTGGCTGGTAACGAATGTCACATCCACGCCACCAGGACGCAGGGCTTTGCTGCAAGAAAGGCAGTAGCGGAAATTAGGTCCGCAGGCTAAGTGGCTGCACCATCCACGGGAGAGAAAAATGACCATTCAACGCATCGAATCCGGACCGCGCATGAGCCAGGTCGTCGTCCACGGCGACACCGTCTATCTCGCCGGCATAGTCGCCAACACCACGGCAGGCGAAAGCGTCACCAAGCAGACGCAGGAAATCCTCTCGATCATCGACGGCCACCTGAAGAAGGCCGGCACCGACAAGTCGAAGCTCCTGACGACGACGATCTACATCACCGACATGAAGACGTTCCCCGAGATGAACGCGGTGTGGGACGCCTGGGTCTCGCCGGGCAACACCCCGGCCCGCGCGACCGTCGAGGTCAAGCTCGCGGCGGCGAAATACAATGTCGAGATCATGGTGACGGCGGCGAAGTAATCTCTGCGGCGCGAAGTTCGCTTCAAGTCGAGGGCGACACGATCGGCGGCCGGTATTCCGGCCGCCATGTCCGGGCGCGCCGCGGCGACAGCGGCTGGATAAGGCGGCTTAATTCGACTCTGAATTAAATCGGACGCCAAACGACATCGCATTGTCGTGCCCCCAATCGTAAAGCGCCTGAAGCATGGGCTTTAGCATTTCACCGCGCTTGGTGAGACAATATCGTGACGCGCCGCCGGAACGCTCCTGCTTCACAAAGCCGGCCTCGCAAAGATCGCGCAGCCGCTCGGTCAGCACCTTGTCGCTCAGTGCCGGAAGGTCCCGACGCAGTTCACCGTAGCGCATCGGCCGAAGTTTCAACCTGCTCAAAATCACCGTCTTCCATTTCCCGCTGAGAAGCTCGATCGAGAATTCGACGGGACAGCCAAAATCCCTTTTGGTCTTGCGCATGGTTGGCGCTCCAATTCTACTTTCCATCTGGTGCGTTGAGGACTGCCCGCGATGCATTTAAGCACGTTCGAGGGGGTTCGGATAACAACGCGGAACTTCACAAAACATGACCCAAGACAGCTTGATTCACGCACCGCGCGCGGCCGTACAATCAGCACGCATCGTCGTTGTCCGCGACGGCCCCTACGTGGTCGATGGTTCCATTGCCGTGGTCGACCATCTCGGGGTCCCCGTCACGGCACCGGCACCGGTCCGGCTGTGCCGTTGCGGACAATCGCAAACGAAGCCGTTCTGCGACGAGAGCCACGTGGAACGCGGATTCACCGACAAAAAGGACCCAAGGCGCGTGCCTGACAAGCTCGACACCTATGAGGGCCAACAGGCTTATGTCTACGATAACCGCGGAACCTGCGCGCATTCCGGGTTCTGTACCGACCGGCTCAACTCGGTATTTCACGTGGGCCAGGAGCCTTTCGTTTCACCGAGCGGCGCGCGACTGGACGATTTGGTGAACGCGGTCCGCAGATGTCCATCGGGCGCGCTCGGCATCGGCATCGGGAGAGCGCGTGACGCTGGCCTGTCGGACACCAATCGCGCACCACAGATCGAGGTTTCCAGGGATGGGCCCTATCGCGTAACGGGCCATGTCGAACTGGTGGATGAATTCGGCGCGAACATTCCGCAAAACGCGGGCGCATCTCCGGAACATTTCAGCCTGTGCCGATGCGGCTCATCTCTCAACAAGCCGTTTTGCAGCGGGATGCACTGGAGCGTCGCCTTCCATGATCCGGTCGGCGATCCCATGCACGAGCCGACGCTGTTTGAGTGGGCGGGCGGTTATCCCGCGCTGCTGGATATGACTCGGATTTTCTACAGTCGTCACGTTCCCGGAGATAGCTTAATCGGGCCCTTGTTTGCCGACATGGCTCCGGATCATCCGGAGCGCGTTGCCGCCTGGCTCAGCGAAGTTTTCGGAGGGCCACGGTTTTATTCGGAAAGATATGGCGGCTACCAACGCATGGTGTCGCAGCATCTCGGCAAGCAAATCACCCCCGAACAGCGCGCGCGGTGGGCCACCCTTATGCTGCAAAGCGCAGGTGATGCCGGACTCCCGTCCGACCCGGAATTCCGTGCCGCTTTTGTGGCCTATATCGAGTGGGGGTCACGGATCGCGCAGGAAAATTCCGGGGGTAACGCCAAGCCTCCACCCAACATGCCGGTGCCAAGATGGTGGTGGGTATGCAATGCAACACCGGGTTCGCGTCCCTCGGCGACGGCCGCAGACGAGACGGTTGAAGTCGAAGCCAGTCTGACATTGCCGAACGCGGATGAAGCCGTTCGCTTCCACGATCATATTCGCCCGCTATTTCGGCCGATGGACCGTAACTCGATGCTGTTTGCGTTCGACCTCTGGAAGGAGACGGACGTTGCCATGCACAGGCAACAAATACTGCTTCGGTTGCGCGCCGGCACGATGCCCTGCGACGGCGCATGGCCTGACGCGCGGGTCGCACTCTTCGAACGCTGGGCTGCCGACCAGCCGTGACGACGCAACTTCCGACGCCGCCACGCTTCGTCGCATAGCCGAAGCTTCACTTCGGCGTCGCTTGTTTAGAACGGCCGCCGAAGGCGGCCTATGCTCTCCCCGCAGGCGGGGAGAGGTGGAGAGCATTGTCAGGTCGAACCACCGGCCGCCAGACGGGCGGCGCCGATGATGCGCCCATCGGACGCCTCCAGCACGACCGCAACATCCTGCCCTTGGGGAAAGCGCTCGTTGAGCCGCAGCGCCGCGCCCGACCATTGGCCGATCGAACGGAACGAACGGACCACGTTGGCTTCCGTCAGCGTGCGGCCGCTATTCTCGCCGCGGCCGATTGCGGTCGTGTGTTCATGGTCGAAGCCGATCAGCAAAACCCTCGCGCTGCCGGAACCTGCGCCAACCTCGATCGACACCTGCTCGCCGGCTCTGGTCACGCTGACCGCTGCCGCGGTTTGACCTTTTTGCTTGGCATTCTCGATAGCGGAGCCGACGTGGCCGCGGTCGGACCCGACTGCGCTCGATGCGCCATCGACGACGATCTCCGGCGTGTAGGAACCGTCGCCAAAGCGACGGCCGTAGACCGCCTGCCGGTCGGTGGCGGCTTCCATCGAGAATGGATCCTTCCAGCCGAGGCGATCCCAATAGGTCACGTGGAATGCAAGCGCCAATACATCCCGCCTCTGCTTGGCCATTTCATTCAAATAGGCGTTCGCCGGCGGGCAGGACGAGCAGCCCTGTGAGGTAAAGAGTTCGACCACGACGGGCCGTTCAGCGGCATTGGCAACGACAGGCGACAGACCGGCGATCAATCCGAGCGACAGGACAAGGCGCGACAACATGATGATCCTCCTATGGCGGGTAACGTCCGTTTCGCTGGGAGACCTGCTTTGTTACGCGCGACCACGTTCACAAATCGGTGGGCGAATACCCGCCGCTCGTCGGTCGCGCCCGCCCCGAGCCTTCACGCGCCCCTCCAAAATGGAAACGAAGCGTTTCGCCAGCCGGCCTAGGCGTGAGGCGACCCAGTAACTATCTGCGTGGAATAACGATTTTCCCCGTCGAGATTGGACTGATGACCAAAGCCTTTGAATTTGGACTGGATACGTTTGGCGATGTGACGCGCGGCGCCGATGGCGCATTGTTGCCGCACGCACAGGTGATCCGTAACGTCATCGAGGAAGCCGTTCTCGCCGACAAGCTCGGCATCCATTTCATCGGGCTTGGCGAGCATCACCGGGCTGATTTCGCGATCTCCGCGCCCGAAGTCGTGCTGGCGGCGATTGCGGCGCGAACGGAACGTATCCGGCTCGGCTCGGCCGTCACCGTGCTGAGCTCGGACGATCCGATCCGCGTCTTCCAGCGGTTTTCATCGGTAGACGCCGCCTCGAACGGGCGCGCCGAGGTGATCCTCGGCCGCGGCTCGTTCACCGAGTCCTTTCCGCTGTTCGGTTTCGACCTGAAACAATACGAGGTGCTGTTCGAGGAGAAGCTCGACCTGTTCGCGGCTCTACTCAAGCAGGAGCCGGTGACCTGGCAAGGCAACCTGCGTCCGCCGCTGAAGGATCAACTGGTCTATCCCCCGATCGAGCATGGCCCGCTGAAAACCTGGATCGGCGTCGGCGGCAGCCCGGAATCGGTGGTGCGCGCGGCGCACTACGATCTGCCGCTGATGCTCGCCATCATCGGCGGCGATCCAACGCGTTTTCGACCCTATGTCGATCTGTATCACCGTGCGCTCGGCCAGTTCGGCCGCACGACCAGACCGATCGGCGTGCATTCGCCGGGCTATGTCGCTGCAACCGACGAGCAGGCGCGCGAGGAGCTGTGGCCCGACTACAAGGCCATGCGCGACCGTATCGGCAAGGAACGCGGCTGGCCGCCGATGGGCCGCGACGAATTCGTGCGCGAGGCCGAGCACGGCTCGCTCTATGTCGGCTCGCCGGAGACGGTCGCGCGCAAGCTCACCGCGACGATCAAGGCGTTAGGCGTCCAGCGCTTCCATCTCAAATATTCGGCCGGTCCATTACCGCACGAGAAGCTGATGAAGAGCATCGAACTCTACGGCACCAAG comes from the Bradyrhizobium erythrophlei genome and includes:
- a CDS encoding FAD-binding dehydrogenase produces the protein MAENVDVIVVGAGLAGLVAATELAAAGRRVTVLDQEGEQSLGGQAFWSFGGLFLIDSPEQRRLGIKDNYDLAHQDWIGTAGFDRDEDLWPRRWAESYLAFAAGEKRSWLRAMGHRIFPVVGWAERGGYDAMGHGNSVPRFHVTWGTGPGIVEPFERRAHEAEKSGLLTFKFRHRVDALTMTGGTVDGVSGAVLEADPVARGRSSSRKAVGEFALRAQAVIVASGGIGGNHELVRQNWPARLGKAPAHMISGVPEHVDGRMIGITEAAGARLINRDRMWHYVEGIRNWSPIWPRHGIRILPGPSPMWFDATGKRLPSPLFPGSDTLGQLEYILSTGHDYSWFILTQSIIKKEFALSGSEQNPDLTGKSWLMTARRATNKGAPAPVEAFKKHGADFIVRNDLADLVSAMNALAGNELLEFDAIKAQIEARDREIGNAYAKDTQIINIHNARRYIGDRLIRTASPHRILDPAHGPLIAVKLNILTRKTLGGFETDLDSRVFGQDGKIMLGLYAAGEAAGFGGGGMHGYRALEGTFLGGCLFSGRNAGRAAAKAVL
- a CDS encoding TetR/AcrR family transcriptional regulator, translating into MGIAERKGRERAERERRIIAAARGIAEREGWDAVTIRRLADEIEHSQPVLYSHFRNRDAIVAAVAVEGFQEIALAFREAATGSTGRNALKNVAMAYLAFARRHPALYAAMFVLPTDLRFAEAGTRPELHAAFEALAAVVTPFCVDVAAATETFWAALHGLAELDRAGRIRPGARGERIALVVRAMVVAGNNSPASGPNIRKGAR
- a CDS encoding DUF4267 domain-containing protein, which encodes MHWLPLGMALFVALAIIAIGTQYLASPRSATRSFGLPLPEDGPKIAWWLRLKGVRDIVSGLAVLAFMAWGVPREVGLLLLVEAIIPVGDMLVILAAKGSARAAFGMHGLTAVFMVLAAIPLMLGAS
- a CDS encoding DoxX family protein → MVHALALWLLVTGFFGAGFYNAIGTAATQSDFARWGYPRWWGFLTGGLEMVSAALIALPASRVVGLVLGAVIIAAAVMTVLRHRDLSHLAPLGVFVALIALAATLS
- a CDS encoding RidA family protein; the encoded protein is MTIQRIESGPRMSQVVVHGDTVYLAGIVANTTAGESVTKQTQEILSIIDGHLKKAGTDKSKLLTTTIYITDMKTFPEMNAVWDAWVSPGNTPARATVEVKLAAAKYNVEIMVTAAK
- a CDS encoding winged helix-turn-helix transcriptional regulator; amino-acid sequence: MRKTKRDFGCPVEFSIELLSGKWKTVILSRLKLRPMRYGELRRDLPALSDKVLTERLRDLCEAGFVKQERSGGASRYCLTKRGEMLKPMLQALYDWGHDNAMSFGVRFNSESN
- a CDS encoding CDGSH iron-sulfur domain-containing protein, which encodes MTQDSLIHAPRAAVQSARIVVVRDGPYVVDGSIAVVDHLGVPVTAPAPVRLCRCGQSQTKPFCDESHVERGFTDKKDPRRVPDKLDTYEGQQAYVYDNRGTCAHSGFCTDRLNSVFHVGQEPFVSPSGARLDDLVNAVRRCPSGALGIGIGRARDAGLSDTNRAPQIEVSRDGPYRVTGHVELVDEFGANIPQNAGASPEHFSLCRCGSSLNKPFCSGMHWSVAFHDPVGDPMHEPTLFEWAGGYPALLDMTRIFYSRHVPGDSLIGPLFADMAPDHPERVAAWLSEVFGGPRFYSERYGGYQRMVSQHLGKQITPEQRARWATLMLQSAGDAGLPSDPEFRAAFVAYIEWGSRIAQENSGGNAKPPPNMPVPRWWWVCNATPGSRPSATAADETVEVEASLTLPNADEAVRFHDHIRPLFRPMDRNSMLFAFDLWKETDVAMHRQQILLRLRAGTMPCDGAWPDARVALFERWAADQP
- a CDS encoding DUF1223 domain-containing protein, yielding MLSRLVLSLGLIAGLSPVVANAAERPVVVELFTSQGCSSCPPANAYLNEMAKQRRDVLALAFHVTYWDRLGWKDPFSMEAATDRQAVYGRRFGDGSYTPEIVVDGASSAVGSDRGHVGSAIENAKQKGQTAAAVSVTRAGEQVSIEVGAGSGSARVLLIGFDHEHTTAIGRGENSGRTLTEANVVRSFRSIGQWSGAALRLNERFPQGQDVAVVLEASDGRIIGAARLAAGGST
- a CDS encoding LLM class flavin-dependent oxidoreductase, giving the protein MTKAFEFGLDTFGDVTRGADGALLPHAQVIRNVIEEAVLADKLGIHFIGLGEHHRADFAISAPEVVLAAIAARTERIRLGSAVTVLSSDDPIRVFQRFSSVDAASNGRAEVILGRGSFTESFPLFGFDLKQYEVLFEEKLDLFAALLKQEPVTWQGNLRPPLKDQLVYPPIEHGPLKTWIGVGGSPESVVRAAHYDLPLMLAIIGGDPTRFRPYVDLYHRALGQFGRTTRPIGVHSPGYVAATDEQAREELWPDYKAMRDRIGKERGWPPMGRDEFVREAEHGSLYVGSPETVARKLTATIKALGVQRFHLKYSAGPLPHEKLMKSIELYGTKVVPLVNDMLA